Proteins encoded by one window of Streptomyces uncialis:
- a CDS encoding PhzF family phenazine biosynthesis protein, whose protein sequence is MRRDGRGGSPTAGTDDDPAATNADRRAVASAASTSHATFLGLGRTPDGGLPVRFFTAIAELSGCGHGTVAAQAVWLTRTALSELNGRQHTGGRTFDTVAIRRPAGIEVWFDQVLVALRHPAPDERAAIVAALGLTADDLHPTATDRRARHSTHAGTGPRPVGAAPSPPAPRQADSGVPAVQAPVTIEVEQGDTLGRPASVLAPARRGPAGITTRVGGLAVVRDGQ, encoded by the coding sequence GTGCGGCGCGACGGGCGGGGCGGTAGCCCCACGGCCGGCACCGACGACGACCCGGCGGCGACGAACGCGGACCGGCGTGCGGTCGCTTCTGCGGCCAGCACCTCGCACGCGACGTTCCTCGGCCTGGGGCGGACACCGGACGGTGGCCTGCCGGTCCGGTTCTTCACGGCCATCGCCGAACTGTCCGGCTGCGGCCACGGCACCGTTGCCGCGCAGGCAGTCTGGTTGACCCGCACCGCGCTGAGCGAGCTGAACGGCCGCCAGCACACCGGCGGGCGCACGTTCGACACCGTCGCGATCCGCCGCCCCGCCGGCATCGAGGTGTGGTTCGACCAAGTCCTCGTCGCGCTGCGTCACCCGGCACCGGACGAGCGCGCCGCCATCGTCGCCGCGCTCGGGCTCACCGCGGACGACCTGCATCCGACCGCCACGGATCGCCGCGCCCGGCACTCCACGCATGCTGGTACCGGTCCAAGACCGGTCGGCGCTGCTCCGAGTCCGCCCGCACCTCGGCAGGCTGACAGCGGCGTGCCGGCCGTACAGGCTCCGGTCACGATCGAGGTGGAGCAGGGCGACACCCTCGGTCGACCGGCCAGCGTGCTCGCTCCGGCCCGACGCGGGCCGGCGGGCATCACGACCCGCGTCGGCGGGTTAGCGGTGGTCCGCGACGGACAGTGA
- a CDS encoding DUF1330 domain-containing protein, whose translation MPKGYWVSVYRTISDPEKLAAYNELAPLAVEPGGGRTIVVGGRVEAYDAGIAERTVVVEFDSFEQAVAVRESAAYQEALVALSDGVERDFRIVEGID comes from the coding sequence ATGCCCAAGGGCTACTGGGTCAGCGTCTACCGCACCATTTCAGACCCTGAGAAGTTGGCTGCTTACAACGAGCTGGCTCCCCTGGCCGTCGAGCCCGGGGGCGGCCGGACCATCGTCGTGGGCGGTCGGGTCGAGGCGTATGACGCCGGAATCGCCGAGCGCACGGTCGTGGTCGAGTTCGACAGCTTCGAGCAGGCCGTCGCGGTGCGCGAGAGTGCGGCCTACCAGGAGGCGCTGGTCGCCCTCTCCGACGGCGTCGAGCGCGACTTCCGCATCGTCGAAGGCATCGACTGA
- a CDS encoding winged helix-turn-helix transcriptional regulator: MAAMDLFGRRWALRILWELRAGPLGARALLARCEGLSSSVLYQRLRELASSGIVAPSADGYELTRLGTALRDALGPLDEWANAWAQEQEHHDQEPTET, encoded by the coding sequence ATGGCCGCGATGGACCTGTTCGGCCGTCGGTGGGCGCTGCGTATTCTCTGGGAACTGCGTGCGGGTCCGCTCGGCGCCCGCGCACTGCTGGCACGGTGCGAAGGGCTGTCATCCAGCGTCCTCTACCAGCGACTCCGCGAACTCGCGTCGAGCGGGATCGTCGCGCCCTCGGCCGATGGCTACGAACTCACTCGGCTGGGGACAGCGCTCCGTGATGCCCTTGGTCCGCTCGACGAATGGGCGAACGCCTGGGCGCAGGAGCAAGAACACCACGATCAGGAGCCCACGGAGACGTGA
- a CDS encoding DNA-binding response regulator: MRNEEVFSVRGDAELIARAGHLFESARTEFLCAARDLQTWSRLGARAAVRTRMRAADPVGFTPRKLLSPVALADEEARAHLRLVRSRGALVRISRSPLPHETILIDRRVMILAGRETPTGREYTVTTSQILVDGVHSLFRAIWDAAVDLESYLRSDVPHLDADGRMILKALASGLTDESAAKRLGVSLRTYRRRVAELMVELEADSRFQAGLRAGELGLPR; the protein is encoded by the coding sequence ATGCGGAACGAAGAGGTGTTCTCAGTGCGAGGAGACGCGGAGTTGATCGCGCGCGCAGGTCATCTCTTCGAGTCCGCGCGGACCGAGTTCCTGTGCGCCGCCCGGGATCTCCAGACCTGGTCGCGGCTGGGGGCCAGGGCCGCGGTCCGGACTCGAATGCGCGCGGCGGATCCCGTCGGCTTCACCCCTCGGAAGCTGCTCAGCCCGGTGGCACTCGCCGACGAGGAGGCCCGCGCGCATCTGCGGCTGGTGCGGAGTAGAGGCGCTCTCGTTCGGATCAGCCGTTCGCCGCTGCCGCACGAGACCATCCTCATCGACCGGCGGGTGATGATCCTTGCCGGCCGGGAGACCCCCACCGGCCGCGAGTACACCGTGACGACGTCACAGATCCTGGTCGACGGTGTTCACTCGCTGTTCCGGGCGATCTGGGACGCCGCCGTCGATCTCGAAAGCTATCTGCGCAGCGACGTCCCGCACCTCGATGCCGACGGCCGCATGATCCTCAAAGCCCTCGCTTCGGGCCTCACCGACGAATCGGCAGCCAAACGGCTCGGCGTCTCCCTGCGCACCTACCGGCGGCGTGTGGCCGAGCTGATGGTCGAACTTGAGGCCGACTCCCGGTTCCAGGCCGGGCTGCGTGCAGGCGAGCTGGGGCTACCCCGCTAG
- a CDS encoding oxidoreductase, whose translation MTIKTFSLGGELTINRLGFGAMRLAMGTFAGPARDPEKGIAVLRRAVELGVNHIDTAGFYGRDAVWANELIRTALTPYRDDLVIATKVGPLPGPNGVPSGQATADQLRGLVEADLRCLGINRLDLVYLRVGGTTGPGGESIAERFAVLAELRAEGLIRHLGVSNVDDAQLAEARAIAPVAAVQNRHTGDMGLLAESEEAGIAFVPYFPLGGGVGSGPLDAERLGKVAARLGATTAQVAIASLLATSPTALAIPGTGSLEHLEENLAANDLRLSDEDLSDLRG comes from the coding sequence ATGACGATCAAGACTTTCTCCCTCGGCGGAGAGCTGACGATCAACCGGCTCGGCTTCGGCGCGATGCGCCTGGCGATGGGCACCTTCGCCGGTCCGGCGCGAGATCCCGAGAAGGGCATCGCGGTGCTCCGCCGGGCGGTGGAGCTGGGCGTGAACCACATCGACACGGCCGGTTTCTACGGCAGGGACGCGGTGTGGGCCAACGAGCTGATCCGTACGGCATTGACCCCCTACCGTGATGATCTGGTGATCGCGACGAAGGTGGGGCCGTTGCCCGGGCCGAACGGTGTGCCGAGCGGGCAGGCGACGGCTGACCAGCTACGCGGCCTGGTCGAGGCGGATCTGCGCTGTCTGGGTATCAACCGGCTCGACCTGGTCTATCTGCGGGTCGGCGGGACGACCGGTCCGGGTGGGGAGTCGATCGCCGAACGGTTCGCGGTCCTGGCCGAGCTCCGCGCGGAGGGGCTGATCCGACACCTGGGCGTCAGCAACGTCGACGACGCCCAGCTCGCCGAGGCCCGGGCGATCGCGCCCGTCGCGGCGGTGCAGAACAGGCACACCGGTGATATGGGGCTGCTGGCGGAAAGCGAGGAGGCGGGCATCGCTTTCGTGCCGTACTTCCCGCTCGGCGGCGGAGTCGGCAGCGGCCCACTCGACGCCGAACGGCTCGGCAAGGTCGCAGCACGTCTGGGCGCGACCACAGCGCAGGTCGCGATCGCGTCGCTGCTGGCAACCTCGCCGACGGCGCTGGCGATTCCGGGTACGGGTTCTCTCGAACACCTGGAGGAGAACCTCGCGGCGAACGATCTCAGGCTCAGTGACGAGGACCTGTCCGACCTGCGAGGCTGA
- a CDS encoding oxygenase MpaB family protein: MALTSATVATELEAASKVGDPPADALVSDLLKNGEVDGVNALFRTIGTLKPDTDLSRLPDRLAQFLREAAAPPPDWSEADVKAAEGFFGHHHGTASMLQGTVGLIGTYLSPTGAFTLRSTGRLGGVEGPGRRLSQSSRLFLDMGDKNAMRDGTLAAAVTKVRLVHASVRQLHKQSGQWDYDKWGEPVSQKYTTGAACIFSTQILQGMRNLGIDVSADDARGFMCAWHYVNHYLGTPEKWQLPKDADETERLWNQERDKEWQKTDDGVFMTAQAIKFYRDLLKPGASDAYIALTRVALTDKYADMAGVPKSPLDLVGKPLAAGHGLVSGTAGGLFGGATQRTVGVNPYKDLLGVASKAFNDIEKYALTHDQDDQPQMHQELDDNR; this comes from the coding sequence ATGGCGTTGACATCGGCAACGGTCGCGACCGAGTTGGAGGCCGCGAGCAAGGTCGGGGATCCCCCCGCCGACGCGCTTGTTTCCGATCTGCTCAAGAACGGCGAGGTCGACGGGGTCAACGCCCTGTTCCGGACGATCGGAACGCTCAAGCCCGACACGGATCTGTCACGGCTTCCCGACCGGCTGGCGCAGTTCCTGCGGGAGGCCGCCGCCCCGCCGCCGGACTGGAGCGAGGCAGACGTCAAGGCCGCCGAAGGCTTCTTCGGACACCACCACGGCACCGCCTCGATGCTCCAGGGCACCGTCGGACTCATCGGCACCTACCTCTCACCCACCGGGGCGTTCACCCTGCGCTCCACCGGCCGCCTGGGAGGTGTCGAGGGACCAGGACGACGGTTGTCGCAGTCCTCCCGGCTGTTCCTCGACATGGGCGACAAGAACGCCATGCGCGACGGGACCCTGGCCGCCGCCGTGACGAAGGTGCGCCTCGTGCACGCCTCGGTCAGGCAGCTGCACAAGCAGAGCGGCCAGTGGGACTACGACAAGTGGGGCGAGCCGGTCTCCCAGAAATACACCACCGGCGCCGCCTGCATTTTCAGCACCCAGATCCTGCAAGGCATGAGGAACCTCGGTATCGATGTCTCCGCCGATGACGCCCGCGGCTTCATGTGCGCCTGGCACTACGTCAACCACTACCTCGGCACGCCGGAGAAATGGCAGCTGCCCAAGGACGCCGACGAGACCGAGCGGCTGTGGAACCAGGAACGGGACAAGGAATGGCAGAAGACCGACGACGGTGTCTTCATGACCGCCCAGGCAATCAAGTTCTACCGCGACCTTCTGAAGCCCGGGGCCAGTGACGCGTACATCGCGCTGACCCGCGTAGCGCTCACCGACAAGTACGCGGACATGGCCGGCGTGCCCAAGAGCCCCCTCGATCTCGTGGGCAAGCCGCTCGCCGCCGGCCACGGCCTCGTCAGCGGAACGGCCGGCGGCCTCTTCGGCGGAGCTACCCAGCGGACCGTCGGCGTCAACCCCTACAAGGATCTCCTGGGCGTCGCCTCGAAGGCGTTCAACGACATCGAAAAATACGCACTCACCCACGACCAGGACGACCAGCCCCAGATGCACCAGGAACTCGACGACAACCGCTGA
- a CDS encoding protein kinase family protein — translation MSRGARLAAHSAVSTSLAARSDSGLREFVDAGAPLGSGIGGETVLLEVEGSRVFVKQVRLTDLERRPGHVHSTANLFGLPAFCHYGIGTIGGPGFGAWRELAAHTMTTNWVIAGDHDGFPLMYHWRVIPDSGRPLPEELADVERAVAYWGGGPAVRRRIEALRQSTASLVLFLEYIPHNLHDWLGVRIGAGDEAAERACAMVDDELAAGLSFMNARRFLHFDAHFENILTDGRRLFFTDYGLAISTRFDLARDEADFFDEHRTYDRCYAATHLVNWLAVALHGCTPEERKVFVNACAEGVPPEGVPASVAALLVRDAPVAAAMGDFYREFQQESRATRHPLVAISRMKRST, via the coding sequence ATGTCGCGCGGTGCTCGTCTGGCCGCCCACAGCGCGGTTTCCACCTCGCTGGCGGCGCGCAGTGACAGCGGTCTGCGCGAGTTCGTGGACGCAGGCGCGCCGCTGGGGTCGGGCATCGGCGGGGAGACGGTCCTGCTGGAGGTCGAGGGATCCCGGGTCTTCGTCAAGCAGGTGCGGCTGACCGATCTGGAGCGGCGGCCGGGGCATGTTCACTCCACCGCGAATCTGTTCGGGCTGCCGGCCTTCTGCCACTACGGCATCGGTACGATCGGCGGCCCGGGGTTCGGGGCCTGGCGGGAGCTGGCCGCACACACCATGACGACGAACTGGGTGATCGCGGGAGACCATGACGGCTTCCCTCTGATGTACCACTGGCGGGTGATCCCGGACTCCGGCCGGCCGCTGCCCGAGGAACTGGCCGACGTGGAGCGGGCTGTCGCCTACTGGGGAGGCGGACCAGCGGTACGCCGCCGGATCGAAGCTCTCCGGCAGTCCACGGCAAGCCTTGTGCTGTTCCTGGAGTACATCCCGCACAACCTGCACGACTGGCTGGGCGTCCGGATAGGGGCCGGCGACGAGGCGGCCGAGCGGGCCTGCGCCATGGTCGACGACGAGCTGGCAGCCGGCCTCTCGTTCATGAACGCCCGCAGGTTTCTGCACTTCGACGCCCACTTCGAGAACATCCTCACCGACGGCCGACGGCTCTTCTTCACGGACTACGGCCTCGCGATCTCCACACGCTTCGACCTCGCACGGGACGAGGCCGACTTCTTCGACGAGCACCGCACCTACGACCGGTGCTACGCCGCCACCCACCTGGTGAACTGGCTTGCCGTCGCTCTCCACGGTTGCACCCCGGAGGAACGCAAGGTGTTTGTGAACGCGTGCGCCGAAGGGGTGCCTCCGGAAGGGGTTCCCGCGTCGGTCGCCGCGCTTCTCGTCCGTGACGCACCGGTCGCCGCGGCGATGGGCGACTTCTACCGCGAGTTCCAGCAGGAGAGCCGGGCAACTCGCCATCCGCTGGTGGCGATCTCTCGGATGAAGCGCAGCACGTGA
- a CDS encoding YdeI/OmpD-associated family protein has protein sequence MVTGTELDELIVADGAALRAWLLDNHTVSPGVWLALTRKGGSVTTLTWQQAVDEALCFGWIDGQARKRDEGSSWRRFTPRRPRSVWSRRNVANVARLEAAGLMLPAGRAAVDAAKADGRWAAAYAPSSEAEVPADLRAAIAADPAAQAMFEVLTKANLFALISRVNAVKRAETRTRKIAECVAMLARHETFHPQRAKPTDPPPS, from the coding sequence GTGGTGACCGGAACCGAGCTGGATGAGTTGATCGTTGCTGACGGCGCGGCGCTGCGCGCGTGGCTGCTGGACAACCACACCGTCTCTCCTGGTGTGTGGCTCGCCCTGACCAGGAAAGGTGGTTCCGTCACCACGCTGACCTGGCAGCAGGCGGTCGACGAGGCACTGTGCTTCGGCTGGATCGACGGTCAGGCCCGCAAGCGCGACGAGGGGAGTTCCTGGAGGCGGTTCACCCCGCGTCGGCCCCGCAGTGTCTGGTCCCGGCGCAACGTCGCCAACGTGGCCCGCCTGGAGGCCGCCGGCCTGATGCTGCCCGCCGGCCGCGCCGCGGTGGACGCCGCGAAGGCCGACGGGCGGTGGGCGGCCGCCTACGCGCCGTCATCGGAAGCGGAGGTGCCGGCCGACCTGCGAGCCGCGATCGCCGCCGACCCAGCAGCGCAGGCGATGTTCGAGGTACTCACCAAAGCCAACCTCTTCGCCCTCATCAGCCGGGTCAATGCCGTCAAACGGGCCGAGACGCGCACCCGGAAGATCGCCGAGTGCGTGGCGATGCTGGCCCGGCACGAGACGTTCCACCCGCAGCGAGCCAAGCCGACGGACCCACCGCCGTCGTGA
- a CDS encoding sigma factor produces the protein MTHGTTAARAAHETATARDLSSRAERHRGELRVHCYRTVRCYADAKDLVQETMIRAWHERESLDDPERLRPWLYRIVTRARPDFLAGP, from the coding sequence ATGACGCACGGGACGACGGCGGCCAGGGCGGCACACGAGACGGCGACGGCGCGGGACCTGTCCTCCCGCGCGGAGCGGCACCGCGGTGAACTGCGCGTCCACTGCTACCGGACGGTCCGCTGCTACGCGGACGCCAAGGACCTCGTCCAGGAGACGATGATCCGGGCCTGGCATGAACGGGAGTCCCTGGACGACCCGGAGCGGCTGCGTCCCTGGCTGTACCGGATCGTCACCCGAGCCCGTCCGGACTTCCTGGCCGGGCCCTGA
- a CDS encoding BTAD domain-containing putative transcriptional regulator translates to MRFGVLGPLAVRAADGKPAAVRETKVRAVLAALLVHAGRPVTADRLIEGLWGTRQPVHPAAALRAKVSRLRAALERAEPGARGLVEWSPAGYLLRTGDGYASVDAERFRTLTARARTTAAPAERAALLADALALWRGPAYADFADEAFVRPESARLEEERLTALEDRAEARLTLGEHIALAGELSAPVTAHPLRERLRAAHLRALYGAGRQGEALASYQELSRLLADELGVDPGPELAALHEAMLRQEPALTPGPAPYAARPPVAAPPPATNLPAPPTNLPAPLSGLIGREAALAGVRERLGRGRLVTLTGPGGVGKTRLALAAAAESAEPYDPHGLYEDGVRLAELAALERTADVPRIARTLATVLGLRDEGRTTTAEQLADALRTRRMLLVLDNCEHVIGPVAELTGALLRTAPGLRVLATSRAPLEVPGELVFPVPPLETPPPGASHGALRESGAVRLFAERAAAAVPGFTVGEDNAAAVAAVCRRLDGLPLALELAATRMRMFGAAELAERLDDRFAVLAGGRRAAPARQQTLRGVIDWSWELLTGAERTVLRRLSVYADGCTLEAAEAVCAGDGVRRSEVLGLLGQLVDRSLVVAVAGPPARYRLLESVHAYARERLAECEDAEPGGTERVRARHHRYYVEWAERAEPRLRGHAQRDWLRRLDAETANLRTALDGLARGTGEDAAELALRLVNALSWYWYLRGRLGEARAALDLALTLHTPGPVPEPIPHPGPIPSPKLNPLPETAPVRDLRARARAWRAGIALLILDGADRTPLERIPDFPAAVEDPAARAMAQWFLGFAHTGFGDPAVSRDLIDRAYAGFTALGDPWGTAAALSVRASQLHASGTDTALRDSGRSLALFEQVGDGWGMLRAMRVRRGLVEIAGDYAAAEGLDRDGLRLAEELGLNSETTALLSRTGRTALLRGDLAAAEEYHERARRLAVHHADQRAREVAEVGLALVARRQGRLAVAEAHLRTWLAWCRQWEGAPGIALILAELGFVAELRGDAAAATALHEEGLAAARGTGDIRAVALALEGAAGARALTGRYDEAARLLGAAEAARESVGAPLPPGERGDVERITTTVRAALGSRGYTAQLARGRSLGTETAATRTTGPDCRDEPCGVD, encoded by the coding sequence ATGCGATTCGGGGTGCTGGGCCCGCTGGCGGTCCGGGCGGCGGACGGGAAGCCGGCCGCGGTCCGCGAGACCAAGGTCCGCGCCGTGCTCGCCGCGCTGCTCGTGCACGCCGGGCGTCCGGTGACGGCCGACCGTCTGATCGAGGGCCTCTGGGGTACGCGGCAGCCCGTCCACCCGGCAGCGGCGCTGCGGGCCAAGGTGTCGCGGCTGCGGGCGGCGCTGGAGCGGGCCGAACCGGGTGCGCGGGGGCTGGTGGAATGGAGCCCCGCCGGATACCTGCTGCGGACCGGCGACGGTTACGCGAGCGTGGACGCCGAGCGGTTCCGGACGCTGACCGCACGGGCCCGTACGACCGCCGCCCCGGCTGAGCGCGCCGCGCTGCTGGCCGACGCGCTGGCCCTGTGGCGCGGCCCCGCTTACGCCGACTTCGCCGACGAGGCGTTCGTCCGGCCGGAGTCCGCCCGGCTGGAGGAGGAGCGGCTGACCGCCCTGGAGGACCGGGCGGAGGCGCGGCTCACGCTGGGCGAACACATCGCGCTGGCGGGTGAGCTGAGCGCGCCGGTCACCGCGCACCCGCTGCGCGAACGGCTGCGGGCGGCGCACCTGCGGGCGCTGTACGGCGCCGGGCGGCAGGGCGAGGCGCTGGCCTCCTACCAGGAGCTGAGCCGGTTGCTGGCCGATGAGCTGGGCGTCGATCCGGGACCGGAACTGGCCGCACTGCACGAGGCGATGCTCCGCCAGGAGCCCGCTCTCACCCCAGGCCCCGCCCCGTACGCCGCCCGCCCGCCCGTCGCCGCGCCGCCCCCGGCCACGAACCTGCCCGCCCCGCCCACGAACCTGCCCGCCCCGCTCTCCGGCCTGATCGGCCGCGAAGCCGCCCTCGCCGGGGTACGGGAGCGGCTCGGGCGGGGCAGGCTGGTCACCCTCACCGGCCCGGGCGGTGTCGGCAAGACCCGGCTCGCGCTGGCCGCCGCCGCCGAGTCGGCCGAACCGTACGATCCGCACGGCCTGTACGAGGACGGCGTGCGGCTGGCCGAACTCGCCGCTCTGGAGCGGACGGCGGACGTGCCCCGGATCGCGAGGACGCTGGCGACCGTTCTCGGCCTGCGGGACGAGGGCCGCACCACCACCGCCGAGCAGCTGGCCGACGCGCTGCGCACCCGCCGGATGCTGCTGGTCCTGGACAACTGCGAGCATGTGATCGGCCCGGTCGCCGAGCTGACCGGGGCACTGCTGCGGACGGCGCCCGGACTGCGTGTGCTGGCCACCAGTCGCGCCCCGCTGGAGGTTCCCGGCGAACTGGTGTTCCCGGTGCCGCCGTTGGAGACCCCGCCACCGGGCGCGTCGCACGGTGCGCTGCGGGAGTCGGGTGCCGTACGGCTGTTCGCCGAAAGGGCCGCCGCCGCGGTGCCCGGGTTCACCGTCGGCGAGGACAACGCCGCCGCGGTGGCCGCCGTCTGCCGCCGGCTGGACGGGCTGCCGCTCGCGCTGGAGCTGGCGGCCACACGGATGCGGATGTTCGGCGCGGCCGAACTGGCCGAGCGGCTGGACGACCGCTTCGCGGTGCTGGCCGGTGGACGGCGCGCCGCCCCGGCGCGGCAGCAGACGCTGCGCGGAGTGATCGACTGGAGCTGGGAACTGCTGACCGGGGCCGAACGGACCGTGCTGCGCAGGCTGTCCGTGTACGCGGACGGCTGCACGCTGGAGGCGGCCGAGGCGGTGTGCGCGGGAGACGGGGTGCGGCGGTCGGAGGTCCTCGGACTGCTGGGGCAGCTGGTGGACCGCTCGCTGGTCGTGGCGGTGGCCGGGCCTCCGGCACGGTACCGGCTGCTGGAGTCCGTACACGCCTACGCACGCGAACGGCTGGCGGAGTGCGAGGACGCGGAGCCGGGCGGGACCGAACGGGTACGGGCGCGGCACCACCGCTACTACGTCGAGTGGGCCGAGCGGGCGGAGCCCCGACTGCGCGGCCACGCGCAACGCGACTGGCTGCGCCGTCTGGACGCCGAGACCGCCAACCTGCGGACGGCCCTGGACGGTCTGGCGCGCGGCACCGGCGAAGACGCGGCGGAACTCGCGCTGCGGCTGGTGAACGCGCTGTCCTGGTACTGGTACCTGCGCGGCCGGCTCGGTGAGGCGCGCGCCGCTCTGGACCTGGCGCTGACCCTGCACACGCCCGGCCCCGTCCCGGAGCCGATTCCGCACCCGGGACCGATCCCGTCCCCGAAACTGAACCCGCTCCCGGAGACGGCGCCCGTCCGGGACCTGCGCGCGCGGGCCCGTGCCTGGCGCGCGGGCATCGCGCTGCTCATCCTGGACGGTGCCGACCGCACCCCGCTGGAGCGGATCCCGGACTTCCCGGCAGCCGTCGAAGACCCGGCCGCGCGTGCCATGGCCCAATGGTTCCTCGGCTTCGCGCACACCGGCTTCGGCGATCCGGCCGTCAGCCGGGACCTGATCGACCGCGCCTACGCCGGGTTCACCGCCCTTGGCGACCCATGGGGCACGGCTGCCGCGCTGAGCGTACGGGCGTCGCAGCTGCACGCGTCCGGCACCGACACCGCGCTGCGGGACAGCGGACGGAGTCTGGCCCTGTTCGAACAGGTCGGCGACGGCTGGGGGATGCTCCGCGCGATGCGCGTGCGGCGCGGACTGGTCGAGATCGCCGGGGACTACGCGGCGGCCGAAGGCCTGGACCGGGACGGCCTGCGCCTCGCCGAGGAGCTGGGCCTGAACTCGGAGACCACCGCGCTGCTCTCCCGCACCGGCCGCACGGCGCTGCTGCGCGGCGACCTCGCCGCGGCCGAGGAGTACCACGAGCGCGCCCGCAGGCTGGCCGTCCACCACGCCGACCAGCGGGCCCGGGAGGTCGCCGAGGTCGGCCTCGCCCTGGTCGCCCGACGGCAGGGCAGACTGGCGGTGGCCGAGGCGCATCTGCGCACCTGGCTGGCCTGGTGCCGCCAGTGGGAGGGCGCCCCGGGCATCGCGCTGATCCTCGCCGAACTGGGCTTCGTCGCCGAGCTGCGCGGCGACGCCGCCGCCGCGACCGCGCTGCACGAGGAGGGCCTGGCAGCGGCGCGCGGCACCGGTGACATCCGCGCGGTGGCGCTCGCGCTGGAGGGGGCAGCGGGCGCGCGCGCGTTGACCGGACGGTACGACGAGGCGGCCCGGCTGCTGGGCGCGGCCGAGGCCGCACGGGAGTCGGTGGGGGCGCCGCTGCCGCCGGGGGAGCGCGGCGACGTCGAGCGGATCACCACCACCGTACGGGCTGCGCTCGGGAGCCGCGGGTACACCGCACAGCTGGCGCGGGGGCGGTCGCTCGGCACGGAGACCGCGGCGACGCGGACGACTGGACCGGACTGCCGCGATGAACCGTGCGGAGTTGACTGA
- a CDS encoding NAD(P)-dependent oxidoreductase: MTTNDNTNPGPVQTRTPVAVLGLGLMGRALAAALLGAGHPTTVWNRSPGKADALAAQGAVRARTAADAVRSAPVVIVCVSTYDVAHQVLDPLAADVDGRTVLNLTSGTPEEARRAASWAAAHGADYLDGAIMGVPQMIGLPGTLLLHGGPRKTFDAQEPLLRVLGGANTYLGDDPGLPLLYDMALLTLLYATGQGLTHAQAMVGTAGVSATEFQPHAASVFHTVLAGLFDAESARVVDEADYATEVSNISTNQLAVGHIIRTSRELGLPTDWLAPVQTGLDRAVREGHAADNPARLIEYVRPDSP, translated from the coding sequence ATGACCACGAACGACAACACCAACCCCGGCCCCGTTCAGACCCGCACTCCCGTGGCGGTACTCGGCCTCGGCCTGATGGGCCGGGCCCTGGCCGCCGCCCTGCTCGGCGCCGGCCACCCCACCACCGTCTGGAACCGCTCACCAGGGAAGGCGGACGCCCTGGCTGCCCAGGGCGCCGTACGCGCGCGGACCGCCGCCGACGCCGTCCGGTCCGCCCCCGTGGTGATCGTCTGCGTGTCGACGTACGACGTGGCCCACCAGGTGCTCGACCCGCTGGCCGCCGACGTGGACGGCCGCACCGTGCTCAACCTCACCAGCGGCACCCCCGAGGAGGCCCGCCGGGCCGCGTCCTGGGCCGCAGCGCACGGCGCCGACTACCTCGACGGGGCGATCATGGGCGTGCCGCAGATGATCGGCCTGCCCGGGACCCTGCTCCTGCACGGCGGCCCGCGAAAGACGTTCGATGCCCAGGAACCCCTGCTCCGCGTCCTCGGCGGCGCCAACACCTACCTCGGGGACGACCCGGGACTGCCGTTGCTCTACGACATGGCGCTGCTCACGCTGCTGTACGCGACCGGGCAGGGGCTCACCCACGCACAGGCCATGGTCGGCACGGCGGGCGTCTCCGCGACCGAGTTCCAGCCGCACGCGGCCAGCGTGTTCCACACGGTGCTCGCCGGGCTCTTCGACGCCGAGAGCGCCCGCGTCGTCGACGAGGCGGACTACGCCACCGAGGTCTCCAACATCTCCACCAACCAGCTGGCCGTCGGCCACATCATCCGCACCAGCCGCGAACTCGGCCTCCCCACCGACTGGCTCGCGCCCGTCCAAACAGGGCTCGACCGGGCGGTCCGGGAGGGACACGCGGCCGACAACCCGGCCCGCCTGATCGAGTACGTCCGCCCGGACTCCCCATAG